The Triticum urartu cultivar G1812 chromosome 6, Tu2.1, whole genome shotgun sequence genome includes the window aaccgcgttgttataacgcttccattttcggtctatgagggtacgtggacaacactctcccctctcgttgctatgcatcaccatgatcttgcgtgtgcgtaggaaattttttaaattactacgttccccaacaaaaaaaTGTGTTGGCTGTAGGAAAgataatgttggggaacgttgcagaaaacaaaatttttcctacggtttcaccaagatccatctatgagttcatctagcaatgagtgatcggatgcatctacataccttgtagatcgtgagcggaagcgttcaaagaacggggatgagggagtcgtactcgatgtgatccaaatcaccggagatcctagcgccgaacggacggcacctccgcgttcaacacacgtatggtcagcgtgacgtctcctccttcttgatccagtaagggggaaggagaggttgaggaagatggctccagcagcagcacgacgacgtggtggtggtggagaagcagtttccgacagggcttcgccgagctcgacggaggaggagggggtgttggaggggagagggaggcgccaggggcatgggtgcggctgccctccctcccccctctatatatagggtccccaagggggggaggggcgccggccctggagatccaatctcccaagggggcggcggccaaggggggtggagtgcccccaaggcaagtggggcgccccccaccctagggttcccaaccctaggcgcagggggaaggcccaagggggcgcaccagctcactaggggctggttcccctcccacttcagcccatggggccctccgggataggtggccccacccggtggacccccgggacccttccggtggtcccggtacaataccggtgaccccgaaacttgtcccgatggccgaaataacacttcctatatataattctttacctctggaccattccgaaactcctcgtgacgtccgggatctcatccgggaatccgaaaaactttcgggttactgcatattcatatccctacaaccctagagTCTCCGAACCTttagtgtgtagaccctacgggttcgggagacatgtagacatgaccgagatggctctccggtcaataaccaacagcgggatctggatacccatgttggctcccacatgctcctcgatgatctcatcggatgaaccacgatgtcgaggattcaagcaaccccgtatacaattccctttgtcaatcggtacgttacttgcccgagattcgatcgtcggtatcccaatacctcgttcaatctcattaccggcaagtcactttactcgtaccgtaatgcatgatcccgtgaccagacacttggtcactttgagctcattgtgatgatgcattaccaagtgggcccagagatacctctccgtcatatggagtgacaaatcccattcttgatccgtgtcaacccaacagacactttcggagatacccgtagtatacctttatagtcacccagttacgttgtgacgtttggtacatccaaagcactcctacggtatccgggagttacacgatctcatggtctaaggaaaagatacttgacattggaaaaactctagcaaacgaactatacgatcttgtgctatgtttaggattgggtcttgtccatcacatcattcttctaatgatgtgatctcgttatcaatgacatccaatgtccatagtcaggaaaccatgactatctgttgatcaacgagctagtcaactagaggcttactagggacatgttagtgtctatttattcacacatgtattacgatttctggataacacaattatagcatgaataaaagacaattatcatgaacaaggaaatataataataatgcttttattattgcctctagggcatatttccaacagataaATCATAACACAAGAAAACCATGGATACATGTATTAACAAATGCCATTAGGAGCGTGACCAGCAGCAAAATAACATCAAAGGAAGAATCTTGAATGATACAAAACAGGAAATGAAATACAGTGCATTTTCCAAAAGGATACTAACCCCAGCCCATAATTAATCAGCCCataaatatataaaaaaacaaAAGCCTCCTACATGCATAGATAATAACGACCTAACATGGCCAATGGCAAGGAATTGCCTCACAGCGTATCATGACATCAATGAGAACAAGGCATCTGTTTCGATCGCATAGATCCTTCCTCAATCATTAAGTATATCATAAAAGCAAGAATACCAAACCTGAAAGTCTGTGAGGGATGATGAAGCAACAAACAAAATACTAATTGGCATTGTACATCTATTTTCACTAATGTGATGGCACAACCCACAGCCTACCCGTGCCTCGGTTCTGATAAAGTGTGTAATCGGAAAACTATTTCAGTTCTGCAGAGCAACCCAAACCATGTACCCCCATCTACTCGTTGTAGAAAGATTATCCGCTCATGAGGACCGGGACAGCAATAATGAAACCAATTCGAGATTATCGAGTTCATCTTATACTTCCTGGATCCATGGGAGCACAGACATGTATTTTGTACTATTATTGAGAATACATATTTTAAGAACATCAATCTCATAATATAACACAGGAAATAATTTGAATGCAGAGTACTCCAATATAGAACATATAACCCTTGGATTAACTGCATAGAACGAAGGGAAGGGAAGGGTCGGACCTGTCCTTGACGAGCTGCTCCATGGCGTGCCTCTCCTCACGAGCACAAGCAGGTCCTGTCCCAGCGTGGATCTGGCCGCCGCCAAGATGGCCGGATCgctagggttggaggaagggaggGTATGGTGGTGCTTCTGCTGCTGGCCGCACCTACAGAGACGACGAGAGATGGGGGATTAGAGAAAGAGTCGGAGAAGAGATGGGGGAGTAACACCATACCGCCGTCGTCAAGGTAGCCACCGTCGTTGTCGTCGCCGTCTGTCACCATGGCCCGGCAGCTAGGGTTTCCAGCGCGAAGAGTGAGGGAGGGAGGGCGGATCTAAGCGCGAAGAGTGAGGGAGGGTGGGCGGATCTGAGCGCGCGAGGGAGGAAgggagctagggtttcgggctggcggcggcggcatggGGGGAGGCGACCAGGGGAATCGGGTAGAGAGGAGAGAATGAGAGAGAGGGTGAGGGCCGGCTCGGGCAGAGGGTTTGCCTCCTCAGCCGGCTAGGCTGGTGGGCTAGAGCGCCGAGGCCCAGTGGCCCATATGGCCTTTGCCGTCATCCCCAGTACACACAGACGGCAAAGACGGTCTCCCGTTTTCCCACCGTCACCTGCATACATTTTGCTGTCTTTGAATCTTTGCCGTCATCTAACATCTGTCTTTGCCGTTAGCTGGAAAAAACACAGACGACAAAGTATGCTTTTGCCGTCGGCAAAACAAAAACAGACGGCAAAGTATGTCTTTGTCGTCGGTTGtcctttgccgtcagccacaGACGGCAAAGTatgtctttgccgtctgccacgatGAAAAGCTGACGGCAAAGTGCAGTACTGACGGCAAattagctgattcctgtagtgtatgaagaagcgatggcgggcccagattccgacaaatgactggaagccatgaaatccgagataggatccatgtatgaaaccGAAGTATGGACTtcgactgacttgcccgatgatcggcgagccatagaaaataaatggatctttaagaagaagacagacgtggatggtaatgtaaccatctataaagctcggcttgtcgctaagggttatcaacaagttcaaggggttgactacgatgggactttctcacccgtagcgaagctgaagtccgtccgaatcatgttagcaattgccgcattctatgattatgagatatggcaaatagacgtcaaaacggcattccttaatggtttccttaaggaagaattgtatatgatgcagccggaaggttttgtcgatcctaagaatgctgacaaggtgtgcaagctccaacgctcgatctatgggctggtgcaagcatctcgcagttggaacattcgttttgatgagatgatcaaagcgtttgggtttacgtagacttatggagaagcctgcatttacaagaaagtgagtgggagctctatatcatttctcatattgtatgtggatgacatactgttgatgggaaatgatatagaattcttggaaagcataaaggcctacttgaacaagtgttcttcaatgaaggatcttggagaagctgcttacatattaggcatcaaaatctatagagatagatcgagacgcctcattggtctttcacagagtacgtaccttgacaagatattgaagaagttcaatatggatcagtcaaagaaggggttcttgcttgtgttgcaaggtacgagattgagcacggctcaatgcccgaccacgacagaagatagagaaaagatgagtgtcatcccctatgcctcggccatagggtctatcatgtatgctatacTGTGTACCATAccttatgtaaaccttgccgtaagttggtaggaaggtaccaaagtaatcccggcatggaacactggacatcggtcaagaatatcctgaagtacctgaagaggactaaggatatgtttctcgtttatggaggtgacgaagagctcatcgtaaagggttacgtcgatgctagcttcgacacagatctggatgactctaagtcacaaaccggatacgtgtatattttgaatggtggggcagtaagctggtgcagttgcaagcaaagcgttgtggcgggatctacatgtgaagcagagtacatggcagcctcggaggcagcacatgaagcaatttgggtgaaggagttcatcaccgacctaggagtcatacccaatgagtcggggccaatcaagctcttctgtgacaacactggagctattgctcttgccaaggagcccaggtttcacaagaagacaaggcacatcaagcgtcgcttcaactccattcgtgaaaatgttcaaaatgaagacatagatatttgtaaagtacacacggacctgaatgtagcagatccgttgactagacctctccctagagcaaaacatgatcaacaccagaactctatgggtgttcgattcatcacaatgtaactagactattgactctagtgcaagtgggacactgttggaaatatgccctagaggcaataataaaatggttattattatatttcctttttcgtgataattgtctattgttcacgCTATacttgtgttatccggaaatcctaatacatgtgtgaatacaaagaccacaacacgtccctagtgagcctctagttgactagctcgttgatcaaaagatagtcatggtttcctgactatggacattggacgtcattgataacgggatcacatcattaggagaatgatgtgatggacaagacccaatcctaagcgtagctcaaagattgtgtagttcgtttgctatagcttttccaaatgtcaagtatcatttccttagaccatgagattgtgcaactcccggataccataggagtgctttgggtgtgccaaacgtcacaacgtaactgggtgactataaaggtgcactacgggtatctccgaaagtgtctgttgggttggcacgaatcgagactgggatttgtcactccgtatgacggagaggtatctcttggcccactcggtaatgcatcatcataatgagctcaatgtgaccaagtggttgatcacgggatcatgcattacggtacgagtaaggtgacttgctggtaacgagattgaacgaggtattgggataccgacgatcgaatctcgggcaagtaacgtaccgattgacaaagggaattgtatacgggattgattgaatcctcgacatcgtggttcatctgatgagatcatcgaggagcatgtgggagccaacatgggtatccagatcccgctgttggttattgaccggagagtcgtctcggtcatgtctgcatgtctcccgaacccgtagggtctacacacttaaggttcagtgacgctagggttgttgagatattagtataaggtaacccaaaagtttgttaggagtcccggatgagatcccagacgtcacgaggagttccagaatggtccggaggtgaagatttatatatagtaAGTagagtttcggccatcgggaaagtttcgggggtaatcggtattgtaccgggaccaccggaagggtcccgggggtccaccgggtgtgcccacctatcccggagggccccatgggctgaagtgggaggggaaccagcccctggtgggctggtgcgccccccatgggcctccccctgcgcctagggttggaaaccctaggggtgggggcgccccacttggcttggggggcaagccaccccccttggccgccgccccccttggagatcccatctcctagggccggagccccccctatgggtcctatatatagtggggggggagggagggcagccgcaccctggcccctggcgcctccctctccctcccgtgacacctctccctctcgccgagcttggcgaagccctgccgagatcaccgttgcttccaccaccacgccgccgtgctgctagatctccatcaacctcttcttcccccttgctggatcaagttggaggagacgtcttaccaaccgtacgtgtgttgaacgcggaggtgccgtccgttcggcgctaggtcatcggtgatttggatcacgacgagtacgactccatcaaccccgttctcttgaacgcttccgctcgcgatctacaagggtatgtagatgcactcccctttccctcgttgctagataactccatagattgatcttggtgatgcgtagaaaattttaaattctgctatgttccccaacattcAATGCATTGGATAGCAAAACAATTTACTTTCTTGGCTGAAACGACGCCTTTTAACTTTCACGCCCACTCATGGCGGCAGAAGAAAAAAACCACAACAATTTAAGCGAAAGAGAGCGAGGGAGAGAACCTTGAAGAAGTTGAAGCCGACGTGACCAGGAGGATGAATCGCGCAGATCGAGGGAGCGGACCTCCAGCGCATCGCAGCAGATCAGCTCCGGACATATGGTAGCGCCGGCGAACCCCTGCCCGCTAGTCATCGCGAACCACACGTCCTCGATCCCCTCGTTCTCGCTCAGATGCATCTCGTCATCGCGAACCAAACTTCCTTGATCCCCTCGTTCTCGCTCAGACGCATCTCGGCTGCAGCTTCGGGCATGGGGATACGGGGCGGGCGGCGGCTCACGGCAACCGTAGCGGGTCTCAGCCAGCGACGCGGCGTGGCCGTGGAGGAGAAGAGGGAAAGAGGGGTCCATCACGTGGGGCGGCGGCGAAGGCGGGAAGGGCGTCCATGGGGAGAGGGGGAGCATGGCGGTGGGAAGGGAGACGGGGGCGCAGTCGGGGCAGGGGATGATTCTGATTTGTTGGGGCTGAGATGCGTGATGTGCGGCGGCCTCTTTGCCTCATGAGGTGGAGCGAGGGAGGGGCAGGCCGTGTGCGGCGTAGTCTGCCCGGCATAACTTTTAATCTGGGCCATCAGTTTGTATGGCAGACCATTGATGTAATATGCATTGTTGGATGTTATTTAGTCTGATTGATCTAACGTCTCTGATACTTCTATGTACATTTTGTTGTGTGGCTTTAGAGGGATTTAAGTTTGTTttttaatagtagtatagatgtaTAGATATAGATGTCAGCTCTGGTTTGAAATACAGTGACAGCACCACAGTTTGCTCCATTAATTTCGTCTTCCCATGCTACACGGCACACGCACTTCTATACATCCATGGTTCCCGGCCGGCTATAGCTTAATTTGCTTTCTCTCCATCCATGCATGCACTTGCCGCGTGAATCACCATCACCACTTCACCACGACCCCAGACTTGTTGCCTTGTGCGCCAGTGGACACGAACGCTGCGTACGGCAGGACGGCCACTCGCATCCACTCATCctttcttctcttctcttctctctaGCGTACTCTCTCCACGCACGGGCGGCACGGCACCTCGCCTCCCTTCATCCTCTCTCTCCCTCGGTCCCTCCACTCCAGCTTCGGGGCAGCCTTCACCCATGCCGTTGCACCTCTGCTGCGCCGCCGGTGCCGCGGCGACCACCGTCGCCGCACTGCCCTCCTGGTACGTCGGCTCCGTCCAGGGTAGGCTCCCCCGAGCTCCGGCAACTAGCGGCCGTAGCAGCCTGCTCCTCCGCTGCTCCGCGTCGGGTGGTGATGGCGCTGGCGGCCCCGACCCGGCCCTCGAGGAGCAGACGCAGCAGAAGCGCCGGGCCGAGCTCCCCGCTCGCGTTTCCTCCGGCGAGTTCACCGCCCAAGGCCCCGGGTCAGTGTTCCCCGTCAATTTCGTTTTCATCTCTACGCATTTCTTTCTCCTCGTGTAGCTCCGGTGGTGATCGGGTGAGGCGGGCCCTGAATCTTTTCTTGTTCAACCTTCAGATCACCGGAAAAAATAGTGTGCTACAGCGCCGTTAATAGCACGTTACAGTGTGCTCCGAAATGACGCGCTAAATAAATTAGTGTACAATGTCTTACTAATAGTATGAGATAGCACCTAACCGTGGATTTTAAGGCCGGCGCTAGTTTACTATAGCACGTTGGTTCAGATGGCTTGAATCTTCTCTTGTTAGATGGCTGGCCAAGCTGGGCCCACCGGGGGCGCTCGCGGCTGGGCTGCTCAAGGTAGCAGGCGTCGGCGCGGCGCGCAGGGGTCCGGAGCTGCCGCAGGTGGTGGGGTCGCTGGCGGCCGTGGACGCCATCTTCCTGCCGCTCTACGACCACTTCCTCACCCACGGTGGCGTCTTTCGCCTCAACCTCGGGCCCAAGGCGAGCGCGCCACTAAAGCTAAAGAATTGCTACCAAAATTGCACCTCTTTTAACGTCGCCATGTTGCTAATGGCCTctaattttttttcctttcagtCTTTCGTCATTGTCTCGGATCCAGATATAGCTAAGCATATCCTGAGGGACAACTCCAAGGCTTATTCCAAGGTTTGGTTCTGAATTTAGTTATAGTCattttcatttatttttattAAAAAGAGGTTATAATCCTAAAAAAATCAAAAAGAGGTTATCACCCACGGGCCTCTACATCGCTTGATCCCGAAGCTTTCTTTTATTGCAAAGTTTCTAGTTATTTTCAACAGTAAAGAAATGCCGCGCTTTGGAAATAAAAAGTATGTAGCATCATGTTTGATTCGGTCATTGTTTGTTTGATCATGGTGGTGGTGTAGGGTATTCTTGCGGAAATACtggagtttgtgatgggtacggGTCTGATCCCAGCTGACGGGGAGGTTTGGCGTGTTCGACGGCGTGCCATTGTACCATCATTGCATCAGAAGGTTTTTGTGTAACCAATTTTGAACTAAACCaggacacttattttggaacggagggagtagctttcTACTCGCTATTAAGGTTTTGTGTTTACTGCTTTCTTTCTATTGGAATTTTGTTCACTTTTGAATTATGTTGAGCAGTTTGTGACCGAGATGATAGGTCTCTTTGGGAAAGCTTCAGACCGGCTATGTCATAAGTTGGACAAGGCGGCATTGGACGGGGAAGATGTGGAGATGGAATCTTTGTTCTCTCGACtaacattggatgtcattgggaAGGCAGTATTCAATTATGATTTCGATTCGTTATCTTACGATAATGGAATGGTTGAGGTTATTATTCAGATCTTGCAATATTACTGAGTATATTACGAAATTTCATTCGCttgtctttctttctttttctgttaAATTTACTATTTG containing:
- the LOC125515512 gene encoding uncharacterized protein LOC125515512 isoform X1, translated to MLPLSPWTPFPPSPPPHVMDPSFPLLLHGHAASLAETRYGCREPPPAPYPHARSCSRDASERERGDQGSLVRDDEMHLSENEGIEDVWFAMTSGQGFAGATICPELICCDALEVRSLDLRDSSSWSRRLQLLQGAASSRSTTIPSLPPTLAIRPSWRRPDPRWDRTCLCS